The following nucleotide sequence is from Halomonas chromatireducens.
CTGCATGCGGTAATTGAGAATGGCCTCGGCGTAGGTATCCGGCTCGTTGCCTAGCCGCCCTACGGCGCCGCCCAACCCGCCGGCCGGGGTCACGTAGGGGCCACCCTCGATGCTCTTGCGATCCTCGCCCAGCAGCAGACCCGAGCGGGCGTAGACGTTGAAAGAAAAACCCTCCTCGCCGCTGGCCTGCCGCTCTACCTTGGCGAGCCGCTCCTCGACCTCTGCCGTGGAGAGCCGACCCTCGGCCTGGGCTTCGGTAAGCTCGGCTCGCTGCTCGGCGGCTGAGGCACGCTGCTCCGCCGCTGCGATACGATTCTCCAGATCGAGCAGGCGCTGCTCCAGGCTATCGGCGCTGGCAAGGCCACTGATACCGATACTGGCCACAGCCACGGCGGCAGCGAGAGGCGTTCTGAGCATGGCAGTCTTCATGCAATGAGTCCTTTTATGGTTGTTTTACAAGAAAGCAGGCAAGGCCATGTCCAAGCATCTTAATCGTTTAAGTCTTTGGGCAATAAAACACCGACCAACCTCGCCATACAGGCCCGACGTGTCGCATGACGTCGGATATGTCGCGAAAAACTTAATCGTTTAAGCCCGCCGACGCAAAGAAAAAAAGCCAACTTGCTACCAAAGTCGAAAAGGGCGCCCCTTCGATGTCACCAAAAACAAGGGGCGCGGGGATATTTTCCCCGCGCCCCTTGGCGTACGACGTGACGAAGTGGGCCTTACTCGGCTACCACCACGACACGCACGGTCGCATCGACCTCGGCGTGCAGGTGCAGCTCGATGTCGTACTCGCCGGTCTGGCGGATCGGACCCTGCGGCATGCGAACTTCGCTCTTGGCGACGTCGATGCCAGCCTGACCCAGCGCTTCAGCCAGGTCACGCGGCCCGATGGAACCGAACAGCTTGCCCTCGTCACCGGCCTTGGACACCAGCGACAGCTCGATCTCGTTGAGCTGGGCGGCACGGGCTTCGGCTTCGGCCTTGCGCTCGGCGGCCTGGGCCTCGAGCTCGGCGCGCTGCGCATTGAAGGCTTCCACATTGTCCTTGGTAGCCGGCACGGCCAGTCCATAGGGAACCAGGTAGTTGCGGCCATAGCCAGGCTTGACGGCGACCTTGTCGCCCAGGCCACCCAGCTTGCCAATATTATCGAGCAGAATGACTTCCATCTCGTCAACCTCTTGTCAGTCGCTACGTGGGGCCAGACGGCCGCGGAAATCCGCGAGCACATCGATAAAGGCCGCCAGCAGCACGATCAGAATCATGGGCCAGGTGGTGATCAGCAGCAGATAGAATGCGATCAACCACAGCCCGTTCATGCCTTTAATACCGATGAAACCATGTACCAGCGCAATACCGGCCACAAGCAGTGGCACCCAGGCCAGCATGCTCAGTGATGGAATGCCCAGCACCATGCCCACCACGCCCAGCACGACCAGTACGACCAGCTCTCGCAGCGTGAGCCGCAGGGAGTGGAACTCCTCCCGGAAACCACCGGGGTTGTAGAGTCCTGCCTGCCAGGCCCGCGCCAGTGCCAAACAGCCGATAGCGGCCACCAGCACCACCAGACCGGTGATACCACCGATCAGCAAGGTAGCCAGCTGCTGGGTGTCGTACCCATGGCGGGCCAGCTCGGTGAGCATACGGTCGATCTCGGCAGAACCCTGCCGTAGCTGCTCAAGCAGTTGCTCGGTGCCACCCGGTGGAACGAAGATTCCCAACTGGATCATCATCGCCCCGGCAAGGGTTCCGACGATCAGCGCCTCGCCCCATCGCATGCGCTCTCGCAGCACCACCGCCATCAGCGTAACCAGCAATACGCTGGCAAGCGGTATGGCATCACCCTGAGTCCACCACCAACCGGCAGGGACGGCAGCCGCCACGAGCACGGGCAGCGCCGGAGCGAGCCCCCGCCGCAGGGTCGCCAGCGCCACGATGGCAGCACTGAACCAGAACAGCCAGGGAATGATGGCGGCCAAGGCAGCCCCGCCAGCGGCATAGGGCGTGCCGCGCATCAACCAGCGGGCAATGGGTAACATCGGTTACGTGGCTTACTGGTGGCTATCGGTGTAGGGCAGCAGTGCCAGGAAGCGCGAGCGCTTGATGGCAGTCGCCAACTGGCGCTGATAGCGGGCCTTGGTTCCCGTGATCCGGCTGGGAACGATCTTGCCGGTCTCGGTGACATAGGCCTTGAGCGTGTCCAGATCCTTGTAATCGATCTGCTTCACACCTTCGGCGGTGAAACGGCAAAACTTGCGACGGCGGAAAAAACGTGCCATGGAAAGACTCCTTCAGGCGGTGCGGATCAGTTGGCTTCGGCAGTTTCTTCGGTGTCACGTGACCTGTCGTCACGACGCACACGCTTTTCGTCTGCCGGCTTCATCATTGGCGAAGCTTCAGTGATGGCTTCCTTGCAGCGCACCACCAGGCTGCGAATGATGGCGTCGTTGAAACGGAAGATGTTCTCGATCTCATCGAGAGTCTCGCCGCTGCACTCGACGTTCATCAGCACGTAGTGAGCCTTGTGAATCTTGTTGATCGGGTAGGCCAGGTGACGACGGCCCCAGTCCTCCAGACGATGCACGGTGCCACCACTTTCGGTGACGATGCTGGAGTAACGCTCGACCATGGACGGTACTTGCTCGCTCTGGTCCGGATGGACCATAAATACGATTTCGTAATGACGCATGGGGTCTCCTTGCGGGTTGTCAGCTTCCGCGTGAGGCCGCTCGGGCCATCAGGGGA
It contains:
- the rpsR gene encoding 30S ribosomal protein S18, with amino-acid sequence MARFFRRRKFCRFTAEGVKQIDYKDLDTLKAYVTETGKIVPSRITGTKARYQRQLATAIKRSRFLALLPYTDSHQ
- the rplI gene encoding 50S ribosomal protein L9; the encoded protein is MEVILLDNIGKLGGLGDKVAVKPGYGRNYLVPYGLAVPATKDNVEAFNAQRAELEAQAAERKAEAEARAAQLNEIELSLVSKAGDEGKLFGSIGPRDLAEALGQAGIDVAKSEVRMPQGPIRQTGEYDIELHLHAEVDATVRVVVVAE
- the rpsF gene encoding 30S ribosomal protein S6 produces the protein MRHYEIVFMVHPDQSEQVPSMVERYSSIVTESGGTVHRLEDWGRRHLAYPINKIHKAHYVLMNVECSGETLDEIENIFRFNDAIIRSLVVRCKEAITEASPMMKPADEKRVRRDDRSRDTEETAEAN